A section of the Ciceribacter thiooxidans genome encodes:
- the fliF gene encoding flagellar basal-body MS-ring/collar protein FliF — MNLLNQSLQIFKNLASLGQTKLLTLAGVGAVSIAIIIAAALFVNKPSFETLYTGLEATDLNQVSIALAEAGIDFEVGTDGQSIRVPAGMTSKARLLLAEHGLPNSANAGYELFDNVGSLGLTSFMQEVTRVRALEGEIARTIQQINGIAAARVHIVLPDVGNFRRGEQKPTASVMIRAGNEAGRKAAASIRHLVASAVPGLDVEDVTILDSTGQLLASGDEMGGPANRSIGVVQTVQQEIESNIDKALAPFLGMDNFRSSVTAQINTDTQQIQETIYDPESRVERSVRVVKENQKSQQRQPDSAATVEQNLPQADVQGKAGGPESSDQQDKKEEQTNYEINSKTVATVRNSYTIEKVSVAVVVNKGRIAKMIGEPADQAKIDAYLAEMQKIVSSAAGLDTARGDVVTLTAMDFLENQLLEESASGPGIMEMLSRNIGGIINSLAFVAVAFLIVWMGIRPMIRTVGGGAAAIAGASEEAAGLELPDFSPAVGGGALMDGFGADFGFDSTDDLLTMGDDPNGGFNRRVKEGPERRLSRMVEISEERAAKILRKWAVDKAA, encoded by the coding sequence ATGAATCTGTTAAATCAATCACTTCAGATATTTAAGAATCTGGCATCGCTTGGCCAGACCAAGCTGCTGACTCTCGCCGGCGTCGGTGCCGTTTCGATTGCAATTATCATCGCTGCCGCACTTTTCGTGAACAAGCCGTCCTTCGAGACGCTTTACACCGGTCTCGAGGCCACCGATCTCAATCAGGTGAGCATCGCACTTGCGGAAGCCGGGATCGATTTCGAGGTCGGCACCGATGGTCAGTCGATCAGGGTTCCCGCCGGCATGACCAGCAAGGCGCGTCTGCTGCTTGCCGAGCACGGACTGCCCAACAGCGCCAATGCCGGCTATGAGCTGTTCGACAATGTCGGCTCTCTCGGCCTCACCTCGTTCATGCAGGAAGTGACCCGCGTCCGTGCGTTGGAGGGCGAGATTGCCCGCACGATCCAGCAGATCAACGGCATCGCCGCGGCTCGTGTTCACATCGTGCTTCCGGACGTCGGCAATTTTCGCCGCGGAGAGCAGAAGCCGACGGCGTCGGTGATGATCCGCGCGGGCAACGAAGCCGGCCGCAAGGCTGCCGCTTCGATCCGCCATCTCGTCGCTTCCGCGGTCCCCGGCCTCGACGTCGAGGACGTGACGATTCTCGATTCGACCGGCCAGCTTCTCGCCTCGGGTGACGAGATGGGCGGTCCGGCCAACCGTTCGATCGGCGTCGTGCAGACGGTCCAGCAGGAAATCGAGTCGAACATCGACAAGGCGCTTGCGCCCTTCCTCGGCATGGACAACTTCCGTTCGAGCGTCACCGCCCAGATCAATACCGACACGCAGCAAATCCAGGAGACGATCTACGATCCGGAATCCCGCGTCGAGCGGTCCGTGCGGGTCGTGAAGGAGAACCAGAAGTCGCAGCAGCGCCAGCCGGATAGCGCCGCGACGGTCGAACAGAATCTGCCGCAGGCCGACGTCCAGGGCAAAGCCGGCGGGCCTGAATCGTCCGACCAGCAGGACAAGAAGGAAGAGCAGACCAACTACGAGATCAACAGCAAGACCGTGGCGACCGTCCGCAACAGCTATACGATCGAGAAGGTGTCGGTCGCAGTGGTCGTCAACAAGGGTCGGATCGCCAAGATGATCGGCGAACCGGCCGACCAGGCGAAGATCGACGCCTACCTCGCGGAGATGCAGAAGATCGTCAGCTCGGCAGCCGGTTTGGATACCGCTCGCGGCGACGTGGTCACCCTGACGGCGATGGACTTCCTGGAAAACCAGCTTCTCGAAGAATCGGCGTCGGGGCCCGGTATCATGGAAATGCTGAGCCGCAACATCGGCGGCATCATCAACTCGCTCGCCTTTGTTGCCGTAGCCTTCCTGATCGTCTGGATGGGCATTCGTCCGATGATCCGCACGGTCGGTGGTGGCGCCGCGGCCATCGCGGGTGCCAGCGAGGAGGCAGCAGGTCTCGAGCTGCCCGACTTCTCGCCGGCAGTGGGCGGGGGCGCACTCATGGACGGCTTCGGCGCCGACTTCGGCTTCGACAGCACAGACGACCTGCTCACCATGGGCGACGATCCGAACGGCGGCTTCAACCGCCGCGTCAAGGAAGGCCCCGAGCGGCGTCTCTCCCGCATGGTCGAGATCAGCGAAGAACGCGCCGCCAAGATCCTTCGCAAATGGGCTGTCGACAAGGCCGCCTGA
- the cheT gene encoding chemotaxis protein CheT codes for MRVVTELHDVAYLIERIEPQLLELGGAQVLEHPDALKVLQGIDLAVQKTRGLAEFIDTITGSIPDGWVVDMTTALSLVKLAEMQKALGAGMRHGHSQPLGKAAGDFDFF; via the coding sequence ATGCGGGTCGTCACCGAACTACACGACGTGGCGTATCTCATCGAACGTATAGAACCGCAGCTCCTGGAACTCGGCGGCGCGCAAGTGCTCGAGCATCCGGACGCGCTCAAGGTGCTGCAGGGAATCGATCTCGCGGTGCAGAAAACCCGTGGGCTCGCCGAGTTCATCGACACGATCACAGGTTCAATCCCCGATGGATGGGTCGTCGATATGACGACAGCTCTCAGCCTCGTGAAACTTGCCGAAATGCAAAAGGCGTTGGGCGCCGGCATGCGTCACGGTCACTCGCAGCCGCTCGGCAAGGCCGCGGGGGATTTCGACTTCTTCTGA
- the cheD gene encoding chemoreceptor glutamine deamidase CheD has protein sequence MTDDSAARRVHIIQGEYKVVSDQNIVLSTILGSCVAACLRDPVAGVGGMNHFLLPGSATPGAGGGDATRYGVHLMELLINGLLKQGARRDRIEAKVFGGAKTIATFSNVGEQNAAFAMQFLRDEGIKVVGSSTGGEHGRKLEFWPVSGRARQYPLTGAETQRTVALEQKPIFTPKAVESSIEFF, from the coding sequence ATGACAGATGACAGTGCAGCTAGGCGCGTTCACATTATTCAGGGCGAATACAAGGTCGTGTCCGATCAGAATATTGTGCTCTCGACCATTCTTGGTTCGTGTGTAGCTGCATGTCTGCGGGATCCGGTTGCCGGCGTCGGTGGTATGAACCACTTCCTGCTGCCGGGCTCGGCCACTCCGGGGGCGGGCGGTGGTGACGCCACCCGCTACGGGGTTCATCTGATGGAGCTTCTCATCAACGGTCTGCTGAAACAGGGTGCGCGGCGTGATCGCATCGAGGCGAAGGTCTTCGGGGGTGCGAAGACCATTGCAACGTTTTCGAATGTCGGTGAACAGAACGCAGCTTTTGCCATGCAGTTCCTGAGAGACGAAGGGATCAAGGTCGTCGGCTCCTCTACGGGCGGGGAGCACGGCCGAAAGCTGGAATTTTGGCCGGTCAGCGGAAGGGCAAGGCAGTATCCGCTAACCGGCGCCGAGACCCAGAGGACCGTCGCACTCGAGCAGAAGCCGATCTTCACGCCGAAGGCGGTGGAAAGCTCCATTGAATTCTTCTGA
- a CDS encoding response regulator: MSLAEKIKVLIVDDQVTSRLLLSDALTQLGFKQITAAGDGEQGMKIMEQQPHHLVISDFNMPKMDGLGLLHAVRSNPNTKKAAFIILTAQGDRALVQKAAQLGANNVLAKPFTIEKMKAAIEAVFGALK; encoded by the coding sequence ATGTCACTAGCTGAGAAAATCAAAGTTCTGATCGTCGACGATCAGGTAACGAGCCGTCTGCTGTTGAGCGATGCCCTGACGCAGCTCGGTTTCAAGCAGATCACCGCCGCCGGTGATGGCGAGCAGGGAATGAAGATCATGGAGCAGCAGCCCCATCATCTCGTCATTTCCGACTTCAACATGCCGAAGATGGACGGCCTCGGTCTGCTGCACGCCGTGCGCAGCAACCCGAACACGAAGAAGGCGGCCTTCATCATCCTGACGGCTCAGGGCGACCGTGCCCTCGTCCAGAAGGCTGCACAACTCGGCGCGAACAACGTTCTCGCCAAGCCCTTCACCATCGAGAAGATGAAGGCCGCAATCGAGGCGGTCTTCGGAGCGCTGAAATGA
- the cheB gene encoding protein-glutamate O-methylesterase CheB gives MTAPARVLVVDDSPTMRGLISVILNSDPDIDVVGQAGDAMEARAAIKQLDPDVVTLDIEMPNMNGLEFLEKIMTLRPMPVIMVSTMTHRGAEATLAALEIGAFDCVGKPMPGEADPFGDLAEKVKAAARSQHRYNRAPRPEPSATRSVPTADFRVGRKIVAIGSSTGGVEALITVLQKFPRNCPPTVITQHMPPTFTKSFAERLNRLCEPVVEEATDGARLEIGKVYLAPGGERHLQVANVAAPCCRLVERPPVNGHRPSVDVLFDSVAELAGRSAVGVILTGMGRDGAAGLLKMRHAGARTIGQDEKSCVVYGMPRVAHELGAVERQLPLAAIGEEILKLTAARKEGIEHVTS, from the coding sequence ATGACTGCTCCCGCGCGCGTTCTCGTCGTCGATGACAGCCCCACCATGCGAGGGCTGATCAGCGTGATCCTCAATTCCGATCCTGACATTGACGTCGTCGGTCAGGCCGGCGACGCCATGGAGGCGCGAGCCGCCATCAAGCAACTCGATCCGGACGTCGTCACGCTCGACATCGAGATGCCGAACATGAATGGCCTGGAGTTCCTGGAGAAGATCATGACGCTCCGGCCGATGCCGGTGATCATGGTTTCGACCATGACCCACAGGGGCGCGGAAGCGACCCTCGCTGCGCTCGAGATCGGCGCTTTCGATTGCGTCGGCAAACCGATGCCCGGCGAGGCTGATCCCTTCGGAGATCTGGCCGAGAAGGTGAAGGCTGCTGCTCGGTCCCAGCATCGCTACAACCGGGCGCCGCGGCCGGAGCCGTCCGCCACCCGCTCCGTCCCGACGGCCGATTTCCGGGTCGGTCGCAAGATCGTAGCGATCGGTTCATCGACCGGCGGCGTTGAGGCACTGATCACTGTCCTGCAGAAGTTTCCGCGGAATTGCCCGCCGACCGTGATCACGCAGCATATGCCGCCGACCTTCACGAAGAGTTTCGCGGAACGGTTGAACCGGCTCTGCGAACCGGTGGTCGAAGAGGCGACCGACGGTGCCCGCCTCGAGATCGGCAAGGTCTATCTGGCACCCGGCGGCGAGCGCCACCTGCAGGTGGCGAATGTGGCTGCCCCCTGCTGTCGGCTCGTGGAACGGCCTCCGGTGAACGGCCATCGGCCGTCGGTCGACGTGCTTTTCGATTCGGTTGCCGAACTCGCCGGCCGTAGCGCAGTCGGAGTCATCCTGACCGGCATGGGTCGGGACGGAGCCGCAGGTCTCCTCAAGATGCGCCATGCAGGCGCACGCACCATCGGGCAGGATGAAAAGTCCTGCGTCGTCTACGGGATGCCGAGGGTCGCCCACGAACTCGGTGCCGTCGAACGCCAGCTGCCGCTGGCGGCGATCGGCGAAGAAATTCTCAAACTTACTGCTGCCCGGAAAGAAGGTATCGAACATGTCACTAGCTGA
- the cheR gene encoding protein-glutamate O-methyltransferase CheR, with protein sequence MNPANAAFHRPSDDEILASGEYPLTRRDLNEIAAMIYSDAGIALNDSKASLVYSRLSKHIRNLGLGGFRAYCALVSSPEGAHERREMLSHLTTNFTRFFRENHHFEHLRDEVLPGLIARAKAGGRVRIWSAASSDGQEPYSIALTVFQAFPNVLDYDFKILATDIDPKILAIARQGAYDEQALETVSPTIRKQWFKEVEIGGRRKFQVDDRLKRLITYNELNLMSQWPFKGKFDVIFCRNVVIYFDEPTQMRIWSRFADLLPEGGYLYIGHSERVSGDAKAYFDNTGITTYRFVGKTGGRKP encoded by the coding sequence ATGAATCCCGCGAATGCCGCATTCCATAGACCATCCGACGACGAGATTCTCGCCAGCGGAGAATATCCACTGACCCGGCGTGACCTGAACGAGATCGCCGCGATGATCTATTCCGATGCCGGGATCGCGCTCAATGATTCCAAGGCGTCGCTCGTCTATTCGCGTCTGTCGAAGCACATCCGCAATCTCGGTCTCGGCGGTTTCCGCGCGTACTGTGCCCTGGTTTCGTCACCCGAGGGTGCACACGAACGCCGCGAGATGCTGTCGCACCTGACGACCAATTTCACCCGGTTCTTCCGCGAGAACCATCATTTCGAGCATCTGCGTGACGAGGTTTTGCCGGGTCTGATAGCTCGCGCCAAGGCGGGCGGCCGCGTCCGCATCTGGTCGGCCGCGAGCTCCGACGGCCAGGAACCCTATTCGATCGCTCTCACGGTCTTCCAGGCCTTTCCGAACGTGCTCGACTACGACTTCAAGATCCTCGCGACCGATATCGATCCGAAGATTCTGGCGATCGCCCGTCAGGGTGCCTACGACGAGCAGGCATTGGAGACCGTCTCGCCGACCATACGCAAGCAGTGGTTCAAAGAGGTCGAAATCGGCGGTCGTCGCAAGTTTCAGGTGGATGACCGCCTGAAGCGCCTGATTACCTATAATGAACTGAACCTGATGTCGCAGTGGCCCTTCAAGGGCAAATTCGACGTCATTTTCTGCCGTAACGTCGTCATCTATTTCGATGAACCGACACAGATGCGCATTTGGTCGCGCTTCGCCGATCTCCTGCCCGAGGGCGGTTATCTCTATATCGGCCACTCCGAACGCGTTTCCGGCGACGCAAAGGCCTATTTCGACAATACCGGCATTACCACCTACCGCTTCGTCGGCAAGACGGGAGGGCGCAAGCCATGA
- a CDS encoding chemotaxis protein CheW — MSYAIKNLVQGSRELIAFRIGDQEFCVNIMSVREIRGWTQATPLPHAPPFVMGVINLRGAVLPIVDLSFRLGLGQAEPTARHVIIVAQVRNKTVGLLVEAVSDILTVTDENIQPTPEISTDHEKQYARGILAIDKRMICLIELEGLFPETESEAA; from the coding sequence ATGTCGTATGCGATCAAAAATCTTGTCCAAGGTAGCCGGGAGCTCATTGCCTTCCGCATCGGCGATCAGGAATTTTGCGTAAACATCATGTCGGTGCGCGAGATCCGCGGCTGGACGCAAGCCACGCCGCTCCCGCATGCGCCGCCGTTCGTCATGGGCGTCATCAACCTGCGTGGCGCGGTGTTGCCGATCGTCGATCTTTCGTTCCGGCTCGGTCTCGGCCAGGCTGAACCGACGGCACGGCATGTGATCATCGTCGCCCAGGTCCGCAACAAGACGGTCGGGCTTCTGGTCGAGGCCGTCTCCGACATCCTGACCGTCACCGACGAGAACATTCAGCCGACGCCTGAGATCTCGACCGATCATGAGAAGCAATATGCTCGCGGAATCCTCGCGATCGACAAGCGCATGATCTGCCTGATCGAGCTGGAAGGCCTCTTCCCGGAAACCGAAAGCGAGGCTGCATGA